A window of the Podospora bellae-mahoneyi strain CBS 112042 chromosome 6, whole genome shotgun sequence genome harbors these coding sequences:
- a CDS encoding Type I Iterative PKS (SMCOG1022:Beta-ketoacyl synthase; EggNog:ENOG503NYYT; antiSMASH:Cluster_1; COG:I; MEROPS:MER0034961), which translates to MARQQIFLLGPQVTNWTREALAELQQNLLKDPTLDFITQALLTLPYLSSILGQQLGLDFHPGRIFHLLVDFAQGGQLLLNANDDWRHNTLLAPLTIVSQAIDLAIQFRGLPRNKLPLTPHQQVQGFCIGWLSASSLASASTWDDFKRNISAALRLGACIGAAVDADSSQFPSDHARAICVRLRNPSDRVFLETLLDQIPDAYISCFLDEGVLTVTVPNSKRLWLEGQLQTASLPWTDIGLHGHYHHLRHEERAQTLKRICASIGELQLPAAAALQTPLRSTADANIVPPNATSLHDIAIDLALCKRAHWLQTLRNCVEKADNFVFIPIGSHTRGLVPRSITHPHPSPSTSMPEDEIAIIGMSARFPGSDSLSDFWNLLVSGKTAFGPLPVSRFDPTYPSIASHLAEAKYQGNFLRDEVVKGFDHRFFDIAGRAAKHIDPQQRLVLEVAYEALATAGYHQIKTHQQKEVGVYMGVGEVEYQHNLAGHQATPFTAVGLLRSFISGRVSHFFGWNGPAVTLDTACSSSAVAIHTASKCELALAGGVNIITSPELHQALAAGSFLNPHGASHAFDSSAAGYCRGEGAGILVLKPLSKAVADGDAILGVIGASAVNQNSNCSPITVPESSSQCSLYKKILQTAGVSPGEVTYVEAHGTVGDPKEYESIRMALCGPFRTEHLFVGSAKDSIGHCEAASGVAGVIKTLLMMHHKTIPPQAGFDTLNPRITTTPADKIIIPKVAQPWSPVHRRVALVNNYGAAGSNAAILVREYEEPASQSVLSAPTTYPILLAAKSPNHLQSMIAALKSWTPLPASFGDIAYNINKSQNPQFPHRLALTARSHDDMVACLETTAASMPTTQLPDQCNDVCVALALPAIVPSIFTSSKSVPALHDIVRQHCQLLALQVSTARCWLGSGLETSDITLVGHSFGQISALVVGGSLTVEDGFRFVAGRASLIRDHWSEPGCMLSLECLEPQAREIRDAVNRNLQQTGSRVEIACYNGPTSFVLSGHQEAIAQTKYVCQQQQIKSLQLASTHAYHSHMTESILTKLTEMARRLVVKSPSLKIETCTLKTSDWQFTAESLVQHTRDPVFFADAIARITASYHQGAIWLEAGTSSPVIPMIKRVKRDNNKTGGKLPDIYLPAGLRNDDAMINIGVITSQLWQAGCSVRYWPFLQHGPQNRHAFVPVPPYQFDRTQHWMDYKPRGSEETGKTAKQDAASADLITLVEAGNMKYVFQVNTTADFYQLAANGHAVAGHGLCPASVYLELGAKCVEIAADMPLGDLMMPHFEALAMSSPLGIATSHTKTTVSLHQNDTKSWSFNISSLNAEGTSTEHARGRIALPSGGADAQLSSMSKLFRRSRVDRLNSLETSSKVAGPMVYQLFSSVVDYAPYYQGVKSLTAHGNEAVGLVGIPTNWESPDDFRLPKGICDPVALDNFLQVAGIHVNCLRPGDAGQVFMCTAIEELIISPAYRQSSISWKVYTRYDMEPDSRLIINDILVYDGTSNELVVAIMGATFRAVSLKSLERTLGRLNGASRSFPLTTQPHQSSPTEPTPPMEATSAPITKTNPDQTPQVIKDSKAQSSVDHDIRRVLSNIVEMPVEEIKSTSTLFELGVDSLLAGDVLAEISNMFGVKVSQPELLACSDVAALVGLVGKESTEPTFSQSAPKVFRNDSFETTGSDPLTSSDLFDSEIDSNDSSCPTDFTDKDIATSSESGHCKKSGLEDLGGVAGVSFCGAAANYTRHASATRFSNFCMDVYPVQSRLVTQYVLSAFGNMGCDLSLIKPGSEVPFIGSFDPKHSKLVRQLYEILQDSKLISVDDLGKFWRTNTPLETASAVDLQATILSRFPQHTSEAKLLDATASRLSACLTGAADPIDILFGTSSARGLLEDVYLNAPMFRTGTLVLVDYLSSLVRMSARQTIRILEIGAGTGGTTRPLLHALSQIERPHMTVQYTFTDLSPSLVAAAKRRFASLVASSARGNGVEIEMQFTTLDIESPDTKRDKHYDIVLSTNCIHATENLSISASHIRALLDPVEGGLLCLVELTRNLYWFDLVFGLLEGWWRFNDGRTHALADELTWERSLKQAGFASVEWSDNGTQEGKILRVIAAHALPEREPNIREQTRMETMRFKSIGGVDLMADIYYPVTLSDMSAAPRPIALMIHGGGHIMLSRADIRPCQTELLLSKGFLPVSIDYRLCPETTLQEGPMCDTVSALSWVRNTLPSLPLARTDIRVDGEKVVAIGWSTGGHLAMSLSWKSAEFDVRPPEAILAVYSPSDYKDPFWTQPNIPEGSESMFPIAADSAFMTLDQPITAYNPPSSAKAVGGWMSVVDPRSRLALYMNHHGKTLEVLLRGVSAINGKREVSEEEVTAVSPLAQVQQNRYRTPTFIVHPRLDDLIPWQQAQRMHQALKERGVDAELRIVDEGAKHLFDVGKGWERRHPQGSKVVREGFEFLVKYVDGV; encoded by the exons ATGGCCCGGCAACAAATCTTTCTACTCGGTCCCCAAGTGACCAATTGGACACGAGAGGCCTTGGCGGAACTACAACAAAACCTCCTGAAAGATCCCACCCTTGACTTCATCACTCAAGCCCTGTTAACCTTGCCCTACCTCTCGTCTATACTCGGACAACAGCTCGGGCTAGACTTTCACCCTGGCCGGATTTTCCATCTTCTCGTCGACTTTGCCCAAGGCGGGCAGCTTCTCTTAAACGCCAATGATGATTGGCGGCACAACACTTTGCTGGCCCCATTGACAATCGTGTCTCAAGCCATAGACCTCGCCATTCAGTTTAGAGGTCTTCCTAGAAACAAACTACCCTTAACACCGCATCAGCAAGTTCAGGGCTTCTGCATTGGCTGGCTGTCGGCATCATCTCTTGCTAGTGCGTCAACTTGGGATGACTTCAAGCGTAATATTTCCGCTGCCTTGCGACTTGGGGCCTGTATTGGCGCAGCAGTGGACGCCGATTCCAGTCAGTTCCCTTCTGATCACGCAAGGGCTATTTGTGTGCGCCTGAGGAACCCGAGTGATAGGGTGTTTCTGGAGACACTGCTGGACCAGATACCGGAT GCCTATATTTCCTGTTTTCTGGATGAGGGCGTTCTCACTGTGACGGTGCCAAACAGCAAGCGACTTTGGTTGGAAGGACAGCTGCAGACAGCTAGCCTGCCGTGGACCGATATTGGGCTTCATGGCCATTACCATCACCTACGGCATGAGGAGAGAGCCCAAACTCTCAAAAGAATCTGTGCCTCTATTGGGGAACTTCAGcttcccgccgccgcggccTTGCAAACACCGTTGAGATCAACCGCTGATGCCAACATCGTCCCGCCGAACGCGACATCACTTCACGATATTGCCATCGATCTCGCGCTGTGCAAACGAGCTCACTGGTTACAAACTCTGCGCAACTGTGTCGAGAAAGCCGACAACTTCGTCTTCATACCCATTGGCTCCCATACTAGAGGCCTTGTTCCGCGTTCGATtacccatcctcacccctcaCCCAGCACCTCGATGCCAGAGGACGAGATCGCAATTATCGGCATGTCTGCTCGCTTCCCTGGCTCAGACTCCCTGTCAGACTTTTGGAACCTTTTGGTCTCAGGGAAGACTGCGTTTGGACCTCTTCCAGTGTCCCGTTTTGATCCGACATATCCCAGCATTGCCTCACATCTGGCTGAAGCCAAATACCAGGGGAATTTTCTCagggatgaggttgtcaagggcTTCGACCACCGGTTCTTCGATATTGCTGGGCGAGCAGCTAAACACATCGATCCCCAGCAAAGGCTTGTCCTTGAGGTTGCGTATGAGGCTCTAGCTACCGCAGGATATCACCAGATCAAAACCCACCAGCAAAAGGAAGTGGGTGTATACATGGgcgttggtgaggttgaatATCAACATAATCTTGCCGGACACCAAGCAACTCCTTTCACTGCGGTGGGTTTGTTGAGAAGCTTCATCAGTGGGAGAGTTAGCCATTTCTTTGGCTGGAATGGGCCTGCGGTTACACTTGATACTGCTTGTTCCTCAAGCGCTGTGGCTATACACACAGCTTCGAAG TGCGAACTTGCCTTGGCGGGCGGTGtgaacatcatcaccagccccGAGTTGCACCAAGCTCTTGCCGCGGGCTCTTTTCTCAACCCCCACGGAGCAAGCCATGCATTTGATAGCTCTGCCGCAGGGTACtgtcgaggagaaggggcAGGTATATTGGTGCTGAAGCCCTTGTCCAAAGCAGTTGCGGACGGTGACGCAATTTTAGGAGTCATCGGGGCTTCCGCCGTCAACCAAAACTCCAATTGCAGTCCAATCACTGTCCCAGAGTCGTCATCACAATGCTCACTATACAAGAAAATTCTGCAAACGGCAGGAGTGAGCCCGGGAGAAGTTACCTACGTTGAAGCACATGGAACTG TCGGGGACCCTAAGGAGTATGAGAGCATAAGAATGGCTCTCTGTGGTCCCTTTCGCACCGAGCACCTGTTTGTCGGCTCCGCCAAAGACAGTATCGGGCACTGCGAGGCTGCATCAGGCGTGGCCGGCGTCATAAAGACCCTTCTCATGATGCACCACAAGACCATTCCCCCGCAGGCTGGATTTGACACTCTCAATCCTCGCATTACCACAACCCCAGCAGATAAGATAATCATCCCTAAAGTTGCCCAGCCCTGGAGCCCAGTCCACCGACGAGTCGCCCTTGTGAACAATTATGGCGCTGCAGGTTCTAATGCTGCTATTCTTGTCAGGGAATATGAGGAACCAGCTTCCCAGTCTGTGCTGTCGGCTCCGACAACCTACCCAATACTTCTCGCGGCGAAGTCACCCAATCATTTGCAGTCCATGATTGCTGCGCTGAAGTCCTGGACACCACTTCCCGCATCATTTGGGGACATCGCCTACAACATTAACAAGTCACAGAATCCCCAGTTCCCTCACCGACTGGCCCTTACAGCCAGGAGTCACGATGATATGGTTGCCTGTCTTGAGACGACGGCAGCGTCCATGCCCACCACTCAGCTACCA GACCAATGCAATGATGTCTGTGTTGCTCTTGCCCTTCCGGCAATTGTGCCAAGCATTTTCACGTCCTCCAAATCGGTTCCGGCTTTGCATGACATTGTTCGTCAGCACTGTCAATTGCTGGCTTTGCAAGTTTCTACGGCCCGTTGTTGGCTGGGATCCGGGCTGGAGACATCTGACATCACACTTGTTGGTCACAGTTTTGGCCAAATATCCGCTCTGGTTGTTGGAGGTTCCTTGACAGTCGAAGATGGGTTCCGATTTGTTGCCGGTCGCGCAAGCCTGATTCGCGATCACTGGTCGGAACCCGGATGCATGCTTTCGCTTGAGTGTCTTGAGCCTCAAGCCAGGGAAATCAGAGACGCGGTCAACAGGAATCTACAACAAACCGGCAGTAGGGTTGAAATTGCATGCTACAATGGCCCGACAAGCTTTGTCCTCTCTGGCCACCAAGAGGCTATCGCCCAGACGAAATACGTTtgccaacagcagcaaatcAAGTCTCTGCAGCTGGCAAGTACTCATGCCTATCATTCACACATGACTGAGTCAATTCTCACGAAGCTCACCGAGATGGCTCGTCGTCTTGTTGTCAAATCGCCGAGTCTCAAAATTGAGACTTGCACCCTCAAGACTTCGGATTGGCAGTTCACAGCTGAGAGTTTGGTACAGCACACCAGAGATCCGGTTTTCTTCGCCGATGCCATCGCTCGCATCACTGCATCATATCACCAGGGAGCCATCTGGCTCGAGGCAGGCACCTCGTCACCAGTCATCCCCATGATCAAACGGGTCAAGCGCGATAACAACAAGACAGGAGGCAAATTGCCAGACATTTACTTACCCGCTGGCCTCCGCAACGATGATGCGATGATCAACATTGGTGTGATCACATCCCAGCTTTGGCAAGCTGGATGCAGTGTGCGGTATTGGCCGTTCCTCCAGCATGGCCCTCAGAATCGACACGCCTTTGTTCCGGTTCCTCCATATCAATTCGACAGGACACAGCATTGGATGGACTACAAACCAAGGGGGTCGGAGGAAACCGGTAAAACAGCGAAACAAGATGCCGCTTCTGCAGATCTCATCACCCTGGTTGAAGCTGGAAACATGAAGTACGTCTTCCAGGTCAACACCACTGCCGACTTTTACCAGCTCGCAGCAAATGGACACGCCGTTGCTGGACATGGCTTGTGTCCCGCCTCAGTTTACCTGGAGCTCGGCGCCAAATGCGTTGAAATAGCTGCCGACATGCCTCTAGGCGACCTGATGATGCCTCATTTCGAGGCTTTGGCGATGTCATCCCCGCTTGGGATTGCGACGAGCCACACGAAGACAACCGTATCTCTGCATCAGAATGACACCAAGTCATGGTCGTTCAACATATCCAGCCTGAATGCTGAAGGCACTTCGACAGAGCATGCACGAGGCCGCATAGCATTGCCATCTGGGGGCGCAGATGCTCAGCTCTCATCTATGAGTAAATTATTTCGACGATCTCGCGTCGATCGTCTAAATAGCCTGGAGACTTCCAGCAAGGTGGCAGGTCCGATGGTCTACCAGTTGTTTTCGAGTGTGGTCGACTATGCCCCCTACTATCAGGGCGTCAAATCCTTGACGGCCCATGGTAACGAGGCTGTTGGGTTAGTCGGTATTCCTACTAATTGGGAATCTCCAGATGATTTCAGGTTGCCAAAGGGTATTTGTGACCCCGTCGCCCTGGACAACTTTCTTCAGGTGGCGGGTATTCACGTTAACTGTCTTCGTCCCGGGGACGCTGGGCAAGTCTTCATGTGCACTGCCATCGAGGAACTAATCATCTCACCAGCTTACAGACAGTCATCGATCAGCTGGAAGGTATATACCCGCTATGATATGGAGCCGGATTCTCGCTTGATAATAAACGACATTCTGGTCTACGATGGAACCTCCAATGAACTGGTTGTCGCCATCATGGGGGCTACTTTCAGGGCAGTTTCCCTCAAGTCGTTGGAACGCACCCTAGGGCGACTTAATGGCGCTTCACGTTCCTTCCCCTTGACTACACAACCCCATCAATCATCGCCAACCGAGCCGACCCCGCCTATGGAAGCCACCTCTgcacccatcaccaagacaaATCCCGACCAGACTCCTCAAGTAATAAAAGACTCCAAGGCCCAGTCATCAGTGGATCATGACATCAGGAGGGTGCTCAGCAACATCGTTGAGATGCCGGTCGAGGAAATTAAATCCACGAGTACTCTTTTTGAACTTGGGGTCGATTCTTTACTGGCTGGTGACGTGTTGGCTGAGATCTCTAATATGTTTGGAGTCAAAGTCTCACAGCCTGAGCTGTTGGCATGTTCCGACGTCGCAGCTCTCGTCGGCCTCGTGGGGAAAGAGTCGACGGAACCAACATTTTCCCAATCAGCACCCAAAGTGTTCAGAAATGACAGTTTTGAGACAACGGGATCGGATCCTTTGACTAGTTCGGATCTATTCGACTCGGAGATTGACTCGAATGATTCATCTTGCCCTACTGATTTCACTGACAAAGATATCGCCACCAGCTCCGAGTCTGGCCACTGCAAGAAGAGTGGTTTAGAGGATCTCGGGGGCGTCGCTGGTGTCTCGTTTTGTGGGGCTGCAGCCAATTACACACGACATGCTTCCGCCACTCGCTTCTCGAACTTTTGCATGGACGTCTACCCAGTTCAGTCCCGACTCGTCACACAATACGTCCTGTCCGCCTTTGGTAATATGGGCTGTGATTTGAGCCTCATCAAGCCAGGATCAGAGGTTCCATTCATCGGTTCCTTCGATCCTAAACACAGCAAGCTCGTCAGGCAGCTGTATGAAATCTTGCAAGACTCGAAGCTGATCTCTGTTGATGACCTGGGTAAATTTTGGCGGACAAACACACCTCTCGAGACGGCTTCCGCCGTTGACCTCCAAGCCACCATACTCTCTCGGTTTCCGCAGCACACCTCCGAAGCCAAGCTTTTAGATGCTACAGCCTCCCGGCTTTCGGCGTGCTTGACGGGCGCGGCTGATCCAATCGACATATTGTTCGGTACATCTTCCGCCCGGGGGTTACTTGAAGACGTCTACCTCAACGCCCCCATGTTCAGAACGGGTACTTTGGTTCTGGTTGACTACCTGTCTTCCCTTGTACGAATGAGCGCTCGACAAACTATCCGTATTCTGGAGATCGGGGCGGGAACAGGCGGCACAACACGACCTCTGTTACATGCCCTGAGCCAGATTGAGAGACCCCACATGACAGTCCAATACACCTTCACCGACCTGTCCCCATCCCTTGTTGCGGCAGCAAAGAGAAGGTTTGCATCTCTGGTGGCCTCTAGTGCTCGGGGAAATGGGGTGGAAATCGAGATGCAGTTCACCACGCTGGACATTGAATCCCCAGACACAAAGCGGGACAAGCACTACGATATTGTCCTGTCGACAAACTGCATACATGCCACTGAAAACCTCAGCATCTCGGCCAGTCATATTCGAGCGCTGTTGGATCCAGTTGAAGGGGGCTTGCTATGCTTGGTAGAACTGACCAGGAATCTTTACTGGTTCGATCTCGTTTTTGGGCTATTggagggatggtggagatTCAACGATGGACGGACCCATGCCCTTGCCGATGAGCTGACCTGGGAAAGGAGTCTAAAGCAGGCTGGCTTTGCGTCTGTGGAATGGAGCGATAACGGGACACAAGAAGGAAAGATTTTGAGAGTCATCGCTGCCCATGCCTTACCCGAGCGAGAGCCCAATATCAGAGAGCAAACGAGAATGGAGACGATGCGCTTCAAGAGTATCGGCGGTGTTGACTTGATGGCAGACATATATTACCCAGTTACACTCTCTGATATGTCAGCGGCGCCTCGTCCCATAG CTTTGATGATTCATGGCGGGGGCCACATCATGCTCTCACGAGCCGACATTCGACCTTGCCAAACTGAACTTCTCCTCTCCAAAGGGTTCCTTCCGGTCAGCATTGACTACCGCCTTTGTCCCGAAACGACTCTCCAAGAAGGCCCAATGTGTGATACCGTCTCCGCCCTCTCATGGGTGAGGAATAcccttccctctcttcctctggCGAGAACCGATATTCGGGTCGATGGTGAGAAGGTCGTCGCGATTGGCTGGAGCACCGGTGGCCACTTGGCCATGAGTCTGTCGTGGAAATCGGCCGAGTTTGATGTTAGACCACCTGAGGCCATTCTCGCCGTTTATTCTCCTTCGGACTACAAGGATCCCTTCTGGACTCAGCCAAACATTCCGGAAGGGTCAGAGTCGATGTTCCCTATCGCGGCTGACTCCGCCTTTATGACACTTGACCAACCCATCACGGCTTACAATCCACCATCTTCAGCCAAGGCGGTGGGTGGCTGGATGTCAGTCGTTGATCCACGCTCCAGGTTGGCATTGTACATGAATCATCATGGCAAAACACTCGAGGTTCTTCTGCGTGGAGTTTCTGCGATCAATGGAAAAAGAGAGGtgtctgaggaggaggttacGGCGGTGTCTCCATTGGCCCAGGTGCAACAAAATCGGTACAGAACACCGACCTTTATCGTTCACCCTCGGCTAGATGACTTGATACCATGGCAGCAAGCCCAACGGATGCACCAGGCTCTCAAAGAACgaggtgttgatgctgagtTGAGAATTGTTGACGAGGGAGCAAAGCACTTGTTTGATGTCGGTAAAGGATGGGAAAGGAGGCATCCGCAGGGCTCTAAGGTGGTGCGAGAGGGATTTGAGTTTCTAGTGAAATatgttgatggggtttga
- a CDS encoding hypothetical protein (antiSMASH:Cluster_1; CAZy:AA2; COG:Q; EggNog:ENOG503NY0U): protein MGECPVNHTKSANVAGGGTRNIDWWPNQLRLNILRQHTAASDPFHKEFNYAAAFKSLDYDALKKDLTDLMTNSQDWWPADFGHYGGLFIRMAWHSAGTYRVFDGRGGGGQGQQRFAPLNSWPDNVSLDKARRLLWPIKQKYGNKISWADLMLLTGNVALESMGFKTFGFAGGRPDTWEADESAYWGGETTWLGNEARYAHGQEGIAGKGIVSGDESKKNHTDIHNRDLESPLAAAHMGLIYVNPEGPDGNPDPVAAARDIRVTFGRMAMDDEETVALIAGGHTFGKTHGAAPADNVGAEPEAASIEQQGFGWSNKYGSGKGPDTITSGLEVIWTKNPTKWTNQFFEYLFKYEWELTKSPAGANQWVAKNAEPFIPDAYDPNKKHLPRMLTTDLSLRFDPGFEKISRRFLEHPDQFADAFARAWFKLLHRDMGPRSRWLGPEIPSEVLLWEDPLPPLDHPVIDNNDIAAIKREILATGLAPPKLISTAWASASTFRGSDKRGGANGARIRLAPQKDWKVNNPAQLAEVLGALEDVQKRFNEQATGGKKVSLADVIVLGGVAALEQAAGVSVPFTPGRTDASQEQTDVHSFEHLEPYADGFRNYGHGNDRVKTEQYLVDRAHLLTLTAPELAVLVGGLRVLGANYDGSDHGVFTAQPGKLTNDFFVNLLDPNTEWTNVDGKGEVFEGKDRVTGQKKWTGTRADLIFGSHSELRAIAEVYGSADGQEKFVKDFVAAWDKVMNLDRFDLKQGAGSSPKL, encoded by the coding sequence ATGGGAGAGTGCCCGGTCAATCACACCAAGTCCGCCAACGTCGCCGGCGGCGGGACACGCAACATTGATTGGTGGCCCAACCAGCTGCGTCTCAACATCCTCCGTCAGCACACGGCCGCCTCCGATCCTTTCCACAAGGAGTTCAACTACGCTGCCGCCTTCAAGTCTCTCGACTACGATGCCCTTAAGAAAGACCTTACCGACCTCATGACAAACTCGCAGGACTGGTGGCCTGCCGACTTTGGACACTATGGTGGTCTCTTCATCAGAATGGCCTGGCACAGCGCCGGCACCTACCGGGTCTTTGACGGtcgtggaggtggtggtcaggGCCAGCAACGCTTCGCTCCTCTCAACAGCTGGCCCGACAATGTCAGTCTCGACAAGGCCCGTCGCCTGTTGTGGCCCATCAAGCAAAAGTACGGCAACAAGATTTCTTGGGCCGATCTCATGCTCCTGACGGGCAATGTCGCCCTCGAGTCCATGGGCTTCAAGACCTTTGGCTTTGCCGGTGGTCGCCCCGACACGTGGGAGGCCGACGAGTCTGCCTATTGGGGTGGCGAAACAACATGGCTGGGTAACGAAGCTCGCTACGCCCACGGCCAGGAGGGCATTGCCGGCAAGGGAATCGTCTCGGGTGACGAATCCAAAAAGAACCACACCGACATTCACAACCGCGACCTCGAGTCccctcttgctgctgcccacaTGGGTTTGATCTATGTCAACCCCGAAGGCCCCGATGGCAACCCCGATCCTGTCGCTGCCGCTCGTGACATTCGCGTCACCTTTGGCCGTATGGCtatggatgatgaggagaccGTGGCCCTGATTGCCGGCGGTCACACTTTTGGCAAGACACACGGCGCTGCCCCGGCCGACAATGTTGGCGCCGAACCTGAGGCGGCCTCTATCGAACAGCAAGGCTTTGGCTGGAGCAACAAGTATGGGTCGGGCAAGGGCCcagacaccatcacctctgGCCTCGAAGTCATCTGGACCAAGAACCCTACCAAGTGGACCAACCAGTTCTTTGAGTACCTCTTCAAGTACGAGTGGGAGCTCACCAAGTCTCCAGCTGGTGCCAACCAGTGGGTGGCCAAGAATGCGGAACCCTTCATCCCCGATGCCTATGAccccaacaagaagcacCTCCCGCGTATGTTGACCACCGATCTATCTCTCCGCTTCGATCCCGGCTTCGAGAAGATCTCTCGTCGCTTTTTGGAGCACCCTGACCAGTTCGCCGACGCCTTTGCCCGCGCCTGGTTCAAACTGCTCCACCGTGACATGGGCCCTCGGTCGCGCTGGCTCGGCCCCGAGATCCCATCCGAGGTTCTTTTGTGGGAGGATCCTCTGCCCCCTCTTGACCACCCCGTAATCGACAATAACGATATTGCTGCCATCAAGCGCGAGATCCTTGCCACTGGTCTTGCGCCGCCGAAGCTCATCTCAACCGCTTGGGCGTCCGCCTCTACCTTCCGTGGCAGTGACAAGCGCGGTGGTGCCAATGGCGCACGCATCCGCCTGGCTCCTCAGAAGGACTGGAAGGTCAACAACCCTGCCCAATTGGCCGAGGTCCTTGGAGCCTTGGAGGACGTGCAGAAGAGATTCAACGAGCAGGCTACGGGTGGCAAGAAGGTGTCGCTCGCCGATGTCATTGTcctgggtggtgttgctgccctGGAGCAAGCTGCCGGTGTGTCGGTGCCCTTCACCCCCGGCCGCACCGACGCTTCTCAGGAGCAGACTGATGTCCATTCGTTTGAGCATCTCGAGCCATATGCCGACGGCTTCCGCAACTACGGTCATGGCAATGACCGCGTCAAGACTGAACAGTACCTCGTTGACCGGGCCCACCTCTTGACTCTGACGGCACCCGAACTCGCCGTGCTTGTTGGCGGTCTCAGAGTCCTCGGTGCCAACTATGATGGCTCCGACCATGGTGTCTTCACTGCCCAACCGGGCAAGCTCACCAATGATTTCTTTGTCAACCTTTTGGATCCCAACACCGAGTGGACCAACGTTGATGGCAAGGGTGAGGTCTTTGAGGGCAAGGACCGTGTGACTGGCCAAAAGAAGTGGACCGGAACTCGCGCCGATCTCATCTTTGGTTCCCACTCTGAGCTTCGCGCCATCGCTGAGGTGTATGGCAGTGCTGACGGTCAGGAGAAGTTTGTCAAGGACTTTGTGGCGGCGTGGGATAAGGTCATGAACCTTGATCGGTTTGACCTCAAGCAGGGTGCTGGATCGAGCCCTAAGCTCTAA